The proteins below are encoded in one region of Citrobacter enshiensis:
- the hycC gene encoding formate hydrogenlyase subunit 3: protein MSVISLINSGVAWFAATAVLAFLFSFHKALSGWIAGVGGAIGSLFTAAAGALALTHALAVSGVMPFIGHTLQVTPLNAIWLITLGLCGLFVSLYNIDWHRHPQVKANGLLVNLLMAAAVCAVVASNLGTMVVMAEIMALCAVFLTGGSKEGKLWFALGRIGTLLLAVACYLVWQRYGTLELRLLDLRTQALPLGSDIWLLGVAGFGLLAGIIPLHGWVPQAHANASAPAAALFSTVVMKVGLLGILSLSLIGGNAPLWWGIALLVLGMITAFVGGLYALMEHNIQRLLAYHTLENIGIILLGLGAGVTGIALQQPTLIALGLTGGLYHLVNHSLFKSTLFLGAGSIWFRTGHRDIEKLGGIGKRMPVISIAMLVGLMAMAALPPLNGFAGEWVIYQSFFKLGNSGSFIGRLLGPLLAVGLAITGALAVMCMAKVYGVTFLGAPRTKEAENACCAPFLMAVSVVALAICCVLGGVAAPWLLPLLASAVPLPLETANTTVSQPMITLLLIACPLLPFIIMAIFKGNRLPSRSRGTAWVCGYDHEQSMVITAHGFAMPVKEAFAPILKLRKWLNPVSLVPGWQNAAAPVLFRRLALIELAVLVVIVVSRGA, encoded by the coding sequence ATGAGCGTAATTTCACTGATTAATAGCGGCGTGGCCTGGTTTGCCGCCACGGCGGTTCTGGCGTTTCTGTTCTCCTTTCACAAAGCGTTGAGCGGCTGGATTGCGGGCGTGGGCGGGGCCATTGGCAGCCTGTTCACCGCGGCGGCGGGTGCCCTTGCGTTGACTCACGCATTGGCGGTCAGCGGTGTGATGCCGTTTATCGGACATACCCTGCAAGTGACGCCGTTAAATGCTATCTGGTTGATTACGCTCGGTCTGTGCGGGCTGTTTGTCAGCCTGTACAACATTGACTGGCATCGTCATCCGCAGGTGAAAGCCAACGGTTTGCTGGTGAATTTATTAATGGCGGCAGCGGTCTGCGCCGTGGTCGCCAGCAACCTCGGCACGATGGTGGTGATGGCAGAAATTATGGCGCTGTGCGCCGTGTTCCTGACCGGTGGCAGTAAAGAGGGCAAGCTGTGGTTTGCGCTTGGCCGTATTGGCACACTGCTGCTGGCGGTTGCCTGCTATCTGGTGTGGCAGCGCTACGGCACCCTGGAGCTACGTCTGCTCGACCTGCGCACGCAGGCATTGCCGCTCGGCTCCGACATCTGGCTGCTCGGCGTGGCCGGTTTTGGTCTGCTGGCCGGAATTATCCCGCTGCACGGCTGGGTACCGCAGGCGCATGCCAACGCCAGCGCACCTGCTGCGGCGTTGTTCTCCACCGTTGTTATGAAGGTCGGTTTGTTAGGGATTCTGTCTCTGTCGCTGATTGGCGGTAACGCGCCGCTGTGGTGGGGTATTGCACTGCTGGTGTTGGGCATGATCACCGCGTTTGTCGGTGGTCTGTATGCGCTGATGGAACATAACATTCAGCGTCTGTTGGCCTACCACACCCTCGAGAACATCGGCATTATTTTGCTCGGTCTTGGGGCTGGCGTGACCGGTATTGCGCTGCAACAACCGACGCTGATTGCCCTCGGTCTGACGGGCGGTCTTTACCATCTGGTTAACCACAGTCTGTTCAAGAGCACGCTGTTTCTCGGTGCTGGCAGTATCTGGTTTCGCACCGGTCATCGCGATATCGAAAAACTGGGCGGCATCGGCAAACGCATGCCGGTGATTTCTATCGCCATGCTGGTCGGGCTGATGGCGATGGCCGCGCTGCCGCCGCTGAACGGCTTTGCCGGTGAGTGGGTTATCTACCAGTCTTTCTTCAAACTGGGTAACAGTGGCTCATTTATTGGTCGTTTGTTAGGGCCGTTGCTGGCGGTAGGGCTGGCCATTACCGGTGCGCTGGCGGTGATGTGTATGGCGAAAGTCTACGGTGTCACCTTCCTCGGCGCGCCGCGGACCAAAGAGGCGGAGAACGCCTGTTGCGCGCCATTCCTGATGGCGGTGAGCGTGGTGGCGTTGGCGATTTGCTGCGTGTTGGGCGGTGTTGCCGCGCCGTGGCTGCTGCCGCTTCTCGCCTCCGCCGTGCCTCTGCCGCTGGAAACCGCGAACACCACGGTTTCTCAGCCGATGATTACCCTGCTGTTGATTGCCTGTCCGCTGCTACCTTTCATCATCATGGCGATTTTCAAAGGCAACCGCCTGCCGTCGCGTTCACGCGGTACGGCATGGGTGTGTGGTTACGATCACGAGCAGTCAATGGTGATCACCGCACACGGTTTTGCCATGCCGGTGAAAGAGGCCTTTGCTCCGATACTCAAACTGCGTAAATGGCTTAATCCGGTGTCACTGGTTCCGGGCTGGCAGAACGCGGCCGCGCCGGTGCTGTTCCGTCGTCTGGCGCTGATTGAGCTGGCGGTGCTGGTGGTGATTGTGGTTTCACGAGGAGCCTGA
- a CDS encoding respiratory chain complex I subunit 1 family protein has protein sequence MSVLYPLIQALVLFAAAPLLSGITRVARARLHNRRGPGVLQEYRDIIKLLGRQSIAPADSSWVFRLTPFVMVGVMLTIATALPVVTVGSPLPQLGDLITLIYLFAIARFFFSIAGLDTGSPFTAIGASREAMLGVLVEPILLLGLWVAAQVAGSTHISNIADTIYHWPVARSIPLILALCACAFATFIEMGKLPFDLAEAEQELQEGPLTEYSGSGFAVLKWGISLKQLVVLQMFVGVFLPWGQMETFTAGGLLLALVIAVVKLVAGVLVIALFENSMARLRFCATSRVTWAGFGFAFLAFVSLLAA, from the coding sequence ATGAGTGTTTTATATCCGTTAATTCAGGCGCTGGTGTTATTTGCCGCTGCGCCGTTACTGTCTGGTATTACCCGCGTGGCGCGTGCCCGTTTGCACAACCGTCGCGGACCGGGCGTTTTGCAGGAATATCGCGACATTATCAAACTGCTGGGTCGCCAGAGTATTGCGCCAGCGGATTCCAGCTGGGTTTTTCGCCTGACGCCATTTGTGATGGTGGGCGTGATGCTGACCATCGCTACCGCGCTGCCGGTGGTGACCGTTGGTTCTCCGCTGCCGCAACTGGGCGATTTGATCACCCTGATTTACCTCTTCGCGATCGCCCGTTTCTTCTTTTCTATCGCCGGTCTGGATACCGGTAGCCCGTTCACCGCGATTGGCGCCAGCCGTGAAGCGATGCTCGGCGTACTGGTAGAGCCGATTCTGCTGCTGGGCCTGTGGGTCGCGGCGCAGGTGGCCGGTTCCACGCATATCAGCAATATCGCCGACACGATTTACCACTGGCCTGTGGCCCGCAGTATTCCGCTGATTCTGGCGCTGTGCGCCTGCGCCTTCGCCACGTTTATCGAGATGGGCAAACTGCCGTTTGACCTCGCGGAAGCGGAGCAGGAGTTGCAGGAAGGTCCGCTGACCGAGTACAGCGGCAGCGGTTTTGCGGTGCTCAAGTGGGGCATCAGCCTGAAACAACTGGTGGTGCTGCAAATGTTTGTCGGCGTATTCCTGCCGTGGGGACAGATGGAAACCTTTACTGCGGGCGGATTGCTGCTGGCGCTGGTGATTGCCGTCGTCAAGCTGGTTGCTGGCGTACTGGTGATCGCGCTGTTCGAAAACAGCATGGCGCGTCTGCGTTTTTGCGCCACTTCACGCGTGACCTGGGCCGGTTTTGGGTTTGCGTTTTTAGCCTTCGTCTCCTTGCTGGCGGCGTGA